In Paracoccus sp. TOH, a single window of DNA contains:
- the metZ gene encoding O-succinylhomoserine sulfhydrylase encodes MSQESKSQESNQPLQPRTRAIHHGIRRSQYGEMAEALFMTQGFSYDSAEQAEARFIKAGPDEFIYARYGNPTSRMFEDRIANLEGTEDAFATASGMAAVNGALMCFLKPGDHIVSSRALFGSCLYVLDVLARFGVEVSYVDGTELEQWRAAIRPGTKAVFFESVSNPTLEVVDIAGVAELAHAVGALVVVDNVFATPVYSRAVAQGADVVVYSATKHIDGSGRCLGGVICGTRQFVRQVAEPYLKHTGGAISPFNAWLMLGGLATMELRVRAQTESALRLATALKQEPKVARILYPGLADHPQHDLVQRQMGAGGTMVAVDLGSKEAAFSAMNRLRVFQISNNLGDAKSIVTHPATTTHQRLSEEVRSGLGITPGLLRLSIGLEDAGDLIADLRQSLS; translated from the coding sequence ATGTCCCAGGAGTCGAAGTCCCAGGAGTCGAACCAGCCCTTGCAGCCGCGCACCCGCGCCATTCATCACGGCATCCGTCGCAGCCAGTATGGCGAGATGGCCGAGGCGCTGTTCATGACCCAGGGCTTTTCCTATGACAGCGCCGAGCAGGCCGAGGCGCGCTTCATCAAGGCCGGCCCGGACGAATTCATCTATGCCCGCTACGGCAATCCGACTTCGCGCATGTTCGAGGACCGGATCGCCAATCTTGAAGGCACCGAGGACGCCTTCGCCACCGCCAGCGGCATGGCGGCGGTCAACGGGGCGCTGATGTGCTTCCTGAAGCCGGGCGATCACATCGTCTCGTCGCGGGCGCTGTTCGGCTCCTGCCTCTACGTGCTGGACGTTCTGGCCCGCTTCGGGGTCGAGGTCTCCTATGTCGACGGCACCGAGCTGGAACAATGGCGCGCCGCGATCCGGCCCGGCACGAAGGCGGTGTTCTTCGAGTCGGTGTCGAACCCGACGCTGGAGGTGGTGGACATCGCCGGCGTGGCCGAGCTGGCCCATGCGGTCGGCGCGCTGGTGGTGGTGGACAATGTCTTCGCCACCCCGGTCTATTCCCGCGCCGTCGCGCAGGGCGCCGACGTGGTGGTCTATTCCGCGACCAAGCATATCGACGGCTCAGGCCGCTGCCTGGGCGGGGTGATCTGCGGCACCCGGCAGTTCGTGCGCCAGGTGGCCGAACCCTATCTGAAACATACCGGCGGCGCGATCAGCCCCTTCAACGCCTGGCTGATGCTGGGCGGGCTGGCGACGATGGAGCTGCGCGTGCGTGCCCAGACGGAAAGCGCCCTGCGCCTTGCCACCGCCTTGAAGCAGGAGCCCAAGGTCGCCCGCATCCTCTATCCGGGTCTCGCCGATCACCCCCAGCACGATCTGGTGCAGCGGCAGATGGGGGCGGGCGGCACCATGGTCGCGGTCGATCTGGGCAGCAAGGAGGCGGCCTTCTCGGCGATGAACCGGCTGCGCGTCTTCCAGATCTCGAACAACCTGGGCGACGCGAAATCCATCGTCACCCATCCGGCGACCACCACCCACCAGCGCCTGTCCGAGGAGGTGCGTTCGGGTCTCGGCATCACCCCCGGCCTGCTGCGCCTGTCCATCGGACTCGAAGATGCCGGAGACCTGATCGCGGACCTTCGCCAGTCGCTAAGCTGA